Proteins from a genomic interval of Desulfovibrio sp. X2:
- the rsmH gene encoding 16S rRNA (cytosine(1402)-N(4))-methyltransferase RsmH, which yields MGHDEGKGDWGHLPVMPSQVVELLRPRNGGRYLDGTLGMGGHTEQILKASGGEAEVLGLDRDEAALATAERRLGGYKGKVHLWHGPFSRFEDAMRQVGWNSLDGALVDLGVSSLQLDTAERGFSFLRDGPLDMRMDPSAGAVPASALVNKASFQRLAEIIGDLGEDPLAGRIARAIVAAREEAPIETTARLAAIVEQAYPAKWRRTARNHPATRTFQGLRMAVNDELGELDAFLSSVIDYLAPGGRLAVISFHSLEDRMVKRAFKREAQGCICPPRQPMCTCDHKARVKILTKKPLTASDEEQAANPRSRSAKLRGAERLADA from the coding sequence ATGGGCCACGACGAAGGGAAGGGCGACTGGGGGCACCTGCCCGTCATGCCCTCCCAGGTCGTGGAGTTGCTTCGGCCGCGCAACGGGGGCCGCTATCTGGACGGAACGCTCGGCATGGGAGGCCATACCGAGCAGATCCTGAAGGCGAGCGGAGGCGAGGCCGAGGTGCTGGGCCTGGACCGCGACGAAGCGGCCCTGGCCACGGCGGAACGCAGACTGGGGGGGTACAAGGGAAAGGTTCATTTGTGGCATGGTCCGTTCAGCAGGTTCGAGGACGCGATGAGGCAGGTCGGGTGGAATAGCCTGGACGGCGCTTTGGTCGATCTCGGCGTTTCGAGCCTGCAGCTCGACACGGCCGAGCGCGGCTTTTCGTTCCTGCGCGACGGCCCCCTGGACATGCGCATGGACCCCTCGGCCGGAGCCGTGCCTGCCTCGGCCCTGGTCAACAAGGCATCTTTCCAGCGCCTCGCGGAGATCATCGGCGACCTGGGCGAGGACCCGCTCGCCGGGCGCATCGCCCGCGCCATCGTCGCGGCCCGCGAGGAGGCTCCCATCGAGACCACCGCACGGCTCGCGGCCATCGTGGAGCAGGCCTACCCCGCCAAGTGGCGCCGCACGGCCAGGAACCACCCCGCCACCCGCACCTTCCAGGGCCTGCGCATGGCCGTGAACGACGAGCTCGGCGAGCTCGACGCCTTTCTTTCCTCCGTCATCGACTACCTCGCGCCCGGCGGCCGCCTGGCGGTCATCTCGTTCCACTCCCTGGAGGACCGCATGGTCAAGCGGGCCTTCAAGCGCGAGGCCCAGGGCTGCATCTGCCCGCCGCGCCAGCCCATGTGCACCTGCGACCACAAGGCCCGCGTGAAGATCCTCACCAAGAAGCCGCTCACGGCCTCGGACGAGGAGCAGGCGGCCAACCCCAGGTCCCGCAGCGCCAAGCTGCGCGGCGCGGAGAGGCTGGCAGATGCTTAA